One region of Mucilaginibacter gotjawali genomic DNA includes:
- a CDS encoding TonB-dependent receptor: MLYFLLFAVSNALPQGIAGTINGTIRNSKGELLAGALIKVTCIPTGFVYTAVSRSDGTYSLANLKNSGPYRMVVTLKRYQAFSASNIQVDFKRPLKKNVILKANADVLHKAASGLWRIPASTNTYQDMAFFTPQATPLLGATGSNPLDLSFAGQSNKYNLFTIDGAKAVNTYGLFLNSTNINPLPSASMRSLKVLLSPYDVSYGRFLGADINAVSNRGGNELRGTAYVFIQEQKATGSGSGNTVKYPDFINKVFGISIGGPVIRNKLFFFVNVDKRQAITPLQYDPTQANSGSKFDPGVLQGLQNYVKNKYGFDIGGYAGIERTNSTTSAFGRIDWDINTKNKLTFRTSYFGGDNFNITRSPTNIVFDNSAYTIKTRTYSTVLELNSLLSIHSSNLFRVYYNYVNNERNTPAFPSVIIPQGSLTYNLGGDGFSDANSLAQKDFNMVDYFTLNKGGHIITLGTDNDFYVLRNVFLQNFYGYYLYRSVEAFESNATPATYSVGYSTKGGADLAPDVMRVAQLAVFGQDVWQLTARLKVTYGLRVDKPLILNNPENNPGFNSSIFASLYGVATNKNPQLAPVISPRIGFNYDVFGDNPSRLRGGAGLFIADMPYILLSNQYANNGVNSIIFTGVPAGLTLRYNPSQPHLGAYIPPAAAAAPTEIDVTDPNFKLPKELHANLALDRTLPWDMIGTFEVLYSKKITGILYRNLNLAAADSAVAIGNTTRPFYNSTYLNKNYTDVIELTNTNKGYSFDLTVQLKKQITGGWSGMVAYTFGHSYSVNDVVGTSSLSNWRTAYAVNGLNNPAESNSAYDPGSRIIAYFLKTLTSKRFATNILLIYSGQTGQRYSYLYNYNITGDGTSTRYLPSNVVYIPTDASQFVPFSRSVNGISSTVSPVQQLADLQAYIGQNPALQKFEGKNTARNSFTMPWENHFDLKVNERIATIKISICSWVSIL; encoded by the coding sequence ATGCTGTATTTTTTACTGTTTGCCGTTAGTAATGCATTGCCGCAGGGTATAGCCGGTACAATAAACGGTACCATCAGAAATTCAAAAGGTGAATTATTGGCCGGGGCTTTAATAAAAGTAACTTGTATCCCAACGGGTTTTGTGTATACCGCAGTATCACGATCAGACGGAACCTATTCGCTGGCCAATTTAAAAAATAGCGGCCCGTATCGCATGGTAGTTACTTTAAAAAGATACCAGGCCTTTTCGGCCAGCAACATTCAAGTTGATTTTAAAAGGCCTTTAAAAAAGAATGTCATATTAAAGGCAAACGCTGATGTATTGCATAAAGCCGCATCCGGCCTGTGGCGCATTCCGGCCTCAACTAATACTTACCAGGATATGGCTTTTTTTACGCCCCAGGCTACCCCTTTGCTGGGGGCAACTGGCAGCAATCCGCTTGATTTAAGCTTTGCCGGCCAAAGTAATAAATATAACCTGTTTACCATTGATGGGGCAAAGGCGGTAAATACCTATGGCTTGTTTTTAAACTCCACCAATATCAATCCATTACCCTCTGCATCCATGAGGTCGCTAAAGGTGCTGCTTTCACCCTATGATGTAAGTTATGGCAGGTTTTTAGGAGCAGATATCAATGCCGTTTCAAATAGGGGTGGCAACGAGTTACGCGGTACCGCATATGTTTTTATACAGGAACAAAAAGCTACCGGAAGCGGTAGCGGCAACACAGTAAAATATCCGGACTTTATAAATAAAGTGTTCGGGATAAGCATTGGAGGTCCTGTCATCAGGAACAAACTGTTCTTTTTTGTAAATGTTGATAAGAGGCAGGCGATTACACCGCTACAGTATGACCCTACCCAGGCCAATTCGGGTTCGAAATTTGATCCGGGTGTGCTGCAGGGCCTGCAAAATTATGTTAAAAATAAATATGGCTTCGATATTGGCGGCTATGCCGGTATAGAAAGGACCAATAGCACTACCTCCGCTTTCGGGCGCATCGACTGGGATATCAACACTAAAAACAAGCTGACTTTTCGCACCAGTTATTTTGGTGGCGATAATTTCAATATTACACGGTCGCCTACAAATATCGTTTTTGATAACAGCGCTTATACGATAAAAACGAGAACATATTCAACCGTGCTGGAATTAAACAGTTTGCTGTCAATTCATTCTTCAAACCTTTTCAGGGTATATTATAATTATGTAAACAATGAACGGAATACGCCTGCTTTTCCTTCAGTAATTATTCCGCAGGGCAGTTTGACATACAACCTGGGCGGAGATGGTTTTTCGGACGCCAACAGTTTGGCCCAAAAGGATTTCAATATGGTTGACTATTTTACCTTAAATAAAGGGGGGCATATTATTACGTTAGGGACCGATAATGACTTTTATGTATTGCGCAACGTGTTCCTGCAAAATTTTTACGGTTATTATTTGTATCGGAGTGTTGAGGCGTTTGAGTCGAATGCTACCCCAGCCACTTATAGTGTAGGATATTCAACAAAAGGGGGTGCCGACCTGGCGCCCGACGTGATGCGTGTAGCACAACTTGCTGTTTTTGGCCAGGACGTGTGGCAACTCACGGCCAGGTTAAAGGTAACCTATGGTTTAAGAGTTGATAAACCATTGATTTTAAATAATCCTGAAAATAACCCGGGTTTTAATAGTTCAATATTTGCTTCTTTGTATGGCGTTGCAACCAACAAAAATCCGCAGTTGGCCCCTGTAATTTCGCCGCGGATAGGGTTTAACTATGACGTTTTTGGCGATAATCCAAGCCGGTTAAGAGGCGGTGCCGGCCTTTTTATCGCAGATATGCCTTACATCTTGCTGTCAAACCAGTATGCCAACAACGGCGTTAACTCAATTATTTTTACAGGCGTGCCTGCCGGTTTAACACTTCGATATAACCCCAGCCAGCCGCATTTGGGTGCGTACATACCGCCTGCCGCCGCCGCCGCACCCACAGAAATAGATGTAACTGATCCCAACTTTAAGCTGCCGAAGGAGTTGCACGCTAATTTGGCGCTTGATCGTACCCTGCCGTGGGATATGATTGGAACGTTTGAAGTTTTATATTCAAAAAAGATAACAGGCATTTTATACCGCAATTTGAACCTGGCAGCAGCTGACAGCGCAGTCGCCATCGGGAATACGACGCGGCCTTTCTATAATTCCACTTATCTCAACAAAAATTATACAGATGTTATTGAATTAACAAATACAAACAAAGGGTACTCATTTGACCTCACTGTGCAATTAAAAAAACAAATAACCGGGGGCTGGTCGGGAATGGTGGCTTACACGTTTGGCCATTCCTATTCAGTAAATGATGTGGTTGGTACGTCGTCTTTATCTAACTGGCGTACTGCTTATGCTGTAAACGGTTTGAATAACCCGGCAGAATCAAATTCGGCTTATGATCCGGGTTCGCGTATTATCGCCTATTTCTTAAAAACACTTACCTCTAAACGCTTTGCAACAAATATACTGTTGATATATTCCGGCCAAACCGGCCAGCGTTATTCCTATTTGTATAATTATAATATTACCGGCGATGGCACCAGTACCAGATACCTTCCTTCCAACGTGGTGTATATACCAACCGATGCCAGCCAGTTCGTTCCTTTTAGTCGCAGTGTTAACGGCATTTCGTCAACAGTTAGCCCTGTGCAGCAGCTTGCCGACTTGCAGGCCTATATCGGTCAAAATCCGGCTCTGCAAAAGTTTGAGGGTAAAAACACTGCCCGAAACTCATTTACCATGCCTTGGGAAAATCACTTTGATTTAAAGGTGAACGAGAGAATCGCCACCATAAAAATCAGCATTTGCTCTTGGGTGTCAATCTTATAA
- a CDS encoding TonB-dependent receptor yields the protein MRKYLLLLLITTLTFFVNKNVSAQGVTTASINGIVTDSKGPIPGATVSLTHLPTGTVYSTITRADGRYNLPNLRVGGPYTFKVTFIGYKDFIQEDITLNIGQDQRTDAKLEDNTTALKEVVITGAGGKVINSSRTGARETINRQQIDALPTINRSLSDFTKLTPSANGLSFGGRSSLYNNLTVDGALFNNSFGLSGTLGGQTNSQPISLDAIDQIQVDIAPYDVRQGNFTGAGINTVVKSGTNTLKGTIYDFKRSTWLTGYSAGPTTVPITPFDYRQTGFSLGGPIVKNKLFFFVSGEQERISQPATTYIASAPGVSGANVSQADAATLNSIAAFLKNPPYNYNAGPYQGYNYETHSDKATVKIDWNIDKNNTLSAKYFYLKSYGDHPASNSGIVNSGVGYGSTRAPGLTTLPFYGSGYRINNNFNIGIIELDTRISSTMSNRLTAGYSALRDYRAFLGGGSLPMVDIGNGTSDPTTGAVITAASATMTSFGSELYTANNLLYTNIAQFSDDFSIFSGKHEFTFGTNDQIQSYKNGFAPDYNGLYTYNSASDFLNGLPAAAYTVRYSALPDGSFPYAKIKASIFSLYAQDKYHATDNLTLTYGVRADYDVFPTTLAQNSVASSLTFQQGIHVDPSKLPKNRVQISPRFGFNWDVSGDKQTQVRGGTGLFAGTVPFVWISNQASNNGLLFGSTTIVKGAATNTAAQNAELIFNPNVSANHPVGAAANSSYELDVANPNLKYPKIWRTNLAVDQRLPGGVIATLEGAYTKDINAIYHENLVLSDGYTTLAGPEGQIRYTSKNITPENGSTATATNPAITGLYYMTNTNKGYSYFVTGQLQKSFTNGFYFNVAYTHSGAQDVNDGGSTASTIWSSRQVAGNPNGDNLSNSSYVQPNRIIASASYKKNTSKIQPQLSV from the coding sequence ATGAGGAAGTATTTACTTTTATTATTAATCACCACCCTAACGTTTTTTGTAAATAAGAACGTTTCGGCGCAGGGTGTAACGACGGCCAGCATTAACGGCATCGTTACCGACAGCAAAGGCCCGATACCCGGCGCAACAGTGTCGTTAACGCACCTGCCGACAGGGACCGTGTATTCGACCATTACACGTGCCGATGGTCGTTACAATTTACCCAACTTAAGAGTTGGAGGGCCTTACACCTTTAAAGTAACCTTTATTGGCTATAAGGATTTTATCCAGGAGGATATCACGCTGAACATTGGCCAGGACCAAAGGACGGATGCCAAACTGGAGGATAATACCACCGCTCTTAAAGAGGTTGTGATTACAGGCGCCGGCGGTAAAGTGATCAACTCATCTCGCACCGGTGCGCGTGAAACCATTAACCGCCAGCAGATTGATGCATTGCCAACCATCAACCGTTCGTTAAGCGATTTTACAAAGCTTACCCCATCAGCCAATGGTTTAAGCTTTGGCGGCCGCAGCAGTCTGTACAATAACTTAACCGTTGACGGTGCATTGTTTAATAACTCTTTCGGCCTTTCAGGTACATTGGGCGGGCAAACCAACTCGCAGCCAATATCACTGGATGCCATTGACCAGATCCAGGTAGATATAGCGCCCTATGACGTTCGCCAGGGTAATTTTACAGGTGCAGGTATCAACACAGTAGTGAAATCAGGTACTAATACCTTAAAAGGTACCATTTATGATTTTAAACGCAGTACCTGGTTAACAGGCTACAGCGCCGGCCCTACAACCGTACCTATTACACCATTTGATTACAGGCAAACAGGTTTCAGCCTGGGTGGCCCTATCGTTAAAAATAAATTATTCTTCTTTGTGTCAGGCGAGCAGGAACGCATCAGTCAGCCGGCAACTACTTATATAGCGTCTGCTCCCGGTGTAAGTGGTGCCAACGTTTCGCAGGCGGATGCAGCCACGCTTAATTCAATTGCCGCCTTCCTGAAAAACCCACCTTATAATTATAATGCAGGCCCGTACCAGGGTTATAATTATGAAACCCACAGCGATAAAGCAACGGTAAAAATTGACTGGAATATCGACAAAAACAACACTTTGAGCGCTAAATACTTTTACCTGAAATCATACGGAGATCACCCTGCAAGTAACTCGGGTATAGTTAATAGTGGCGTTGGCTATGGTTCAACCCGTGCGCCAGGGCTTACAACTTTACCATTTTACGGTTCAGGTTACCGTATTAATAACAACTTTAACATCGGCATCATCGAATTAGATACCCGTATCAGCAGTACCATGTCAAACAGGCTAACCGCAGGCTATTCAGCTTTACGTGACTATCGGGCATTCCTTGGCGGCGGTAGCCTGCCAATGGTTGATATCGGTAACGGAACTTCTGATCCTACTACCGGGGCTGTGATAACCGCGGCAAGCGCGACCATGACTTCTTTCGGGTCGGAATTGTACACGGCTAATAACCTTTTGTATACCAATATTGCCCAGTTTTCTGATGATTTCAGCATCTTTTCCGGCAAACACGAGTTTACATTCGGTACAAATGACCAGATTCAAAGCTATAAAAATGGTTTCGCACCTGATTATAACGGTTTATACACCTATAACTCAGCATCTGATTTCCTGAATGGTTTACCCGCTGCGGCTTACACTGTTCGTTATTCGGCTTTGCCGGACGGATCTTTCCCTTATGCAAAAATAAAAGCATCAATATTCAGCCTGTATGCACAGGATAAATACCATGCAACAGATAATTTAACCTTAACCTATGGCGTCAGGGCTGATTATGATGTTTTCCCTACAACACTTGCCCAAAATTCTGTAGCAAGTTCTTTAACTTTCCAACAGGGTATCCATGTTGATCCTTCAAAATTACCGAAGAACAGGGTGCAGATTTCTCCGCGTTTTGGTTTTAACTGGGACGTAAGCGGTGATAAACAAACCCAGGTACGCGGTGGTACAGGATTATTTGCCGGTACCGTTCCTTTTGTTTGGATCTCAAACCAGGCTTCAAACAATGGCTTGTTGTTTGGGTCGACAACAATAGTAAAAGGAGCTGCAACAAATACCGCCGCCCAGAATGCCGAGTTAATATTTAACCCCAATGTTAGCGCTAATCACCCGGTTGGTGCAGCGGCGAATAGTTCTTATGAACTGGACGTAGCCAATCCAAACCTGAAATATCCAAAGATCTGGAGAACAAACCTGGCGGTTGACCAGCGTTTGCCAGGGGGCGTTATCGCAACTCTTGAGGGCGCTTACACAAAAGATATCAACGCTATTTATCATGAAAACCTGGTGCTTTCTGACGGATACACAACTTTGGCCGGCCCTGAAGGACAGATCAGATACACTTCAAAAAATATAACTCCTGAAAATGGCTCCACAGCAACTGCTACAAATCCTGCTATAACAGGGCTTTATTATATGACCAACACAAACAAGGGCTATTCCTATTTTGTAACTGGTCAGTTACAGAAAAGTTTCACAAACGGGTTTTACTTTAACGTGGCTTATACACACAGCGGAGCGCAGGATGTGAACGATGGTGGTTCAACAGCAAGTACAATCTGGAGTTCGCGCCAGGTTGCAGGTAATCCAAATGGTGATAACCTGTCAAATAGTTCTTATGTGCAGCCAAACCGGATCATAGCGTCTGCATCTTATAAAAAGAATACTTCAAAAATACAACCACAACTATCGGTATGA
- a CDS encoding AIR synthase related protein has translation MNSYICSMISSQRYDLRGVSASKDDVHNAIKNIDKGIFPKAFCKIVPDILTNDPLYCNIMHADGAGTKSSLAYTYWKETGDISVWRGIAQDAIIMNVDDLLCVGAVDNILLSSTIGRNKSLIPGEVISAIINGTEEILAELRDAGIGIYSTGGETADVGDLVRTIIVDSTVTCRMKREDVISNHRIQPGDVIVGMASYGQATYEKEYNGGMGSNGLTSARHDVFNKTIAEKYPESYDQAIPYDLIFSGSKNLTDPIAIGNGQFVSAGKLVLSPTRTYAPIIKSILDTHRQQIHGMVHCSGGAQTKVLHFVDDVHIIKNNMFPIPPLFRLIQEESKTSWQEMYKVFNMGHRMELYVPEEIAGEIIRISESFGVEAQVIGHVEKAEKKQVTIRSEEGDFVYN, from the coding sequence ATGAACTCCTATATTTGCAGCATGATTTCTTCGCAAAGATATGATCTGAGAGGTGTATCTGCATCAAAAGATGATGTACATAATGCCATAAAAAACATCGATAAAGGGATTTTTCCAAAAGCTTTCTGCAAAATAGTACCCGATATTTTAACAAACGACCCGCTTTACTGCAATATTATGCATGCTGATGGCGCGGGAACAAAATCATCGCTGGCATACACCTACTGGAAAGAAACCGGCGACATCTCCGTATGGCGGGGCATTGCCCAGGACGCCATTATTATGAATGTTGACGATTTGCTTTGCGTTGGCGCTGTTGACAATATCCTTTTATCTTCAACTATCGGCCGCAATAAAAGTTTGATTCCGGGCGAAGTAATCTCTGCAATCATTAACGGCACGGAAGAGATTTTGGCGGAATTGAGAGATGCCGGGATCGGCATTTACTCAACCGGCGGCGAAACTGCTGATGTTGGCGACCTGGTGCGGACCATCATTGTTGACTCGACGGTTACCTGCCGGATGAAACGTGAGGATGTAATATCCAATCACCGGATACAACCGGGCGACGTTATTGTCGGCATGGCATCCTACGGACAGGCCACGTATGAAAAAGAATATAATGGCGGTATGGGCTCAAATGGTTTAACTTCGGCCAGGCATGATGTATTTAACAAAACCATCGCCGAAAAGTACCCGGAAAGCTACGACCAGGCCATCCCCTACGACCTGATATTCTCTGGCTCAAAAAACCTCACTGATCCAATAGCTATTGGTAATGGCCAGTTTGTTAGCGCCGGTAAGTTAGTATTATCGCCTACACGTACCTATGCGCCCATTATAAAATCGATATTGGATACCCATCGGCAACAGATACACGGCATGGTGCACTGCAGCGGGGGCGCTCAAACCAAGGTGCTTCACTTTGTTGATGACGTGCATATCATCAAAAACAACATGTTCCCTATTCCGCCATTATTCAGGCTGATACAGGAAGAATCCAAAACCAGCTGGCAGGAGATGTACAAGGTATTTAATATGGGCCACCGGATGGAATTATATGTGCCTGAAGAAATTGCGGGCGAAATCATCAGGATCTCTGAAAGTTTCGGGGTTGAGGCGCAGGTAATCGGGCATGTTGAAAAAGCAGAAAAAAAGCAGGTAACAATACGATCAGAGGAAGGTGACTTTGTGTACAATTAA
- a CDS encoding galactokinase, translating into MKSHLYKEFNKLFNKEAENAYFSPGRVNLIGEHIDYNGGLVMPCAITFGTYLLVSPNNEGVLRFRSLNFEDKPDIALQNNYTKTGEKWFNYPLGIFEYFLKDGHDLQGLDMLFYGDIPISSGLSSSASIEVVTAFALNDLFDAGYSKLDLVKLAKSVENNFIGVNCGIMDQFAVAFGEKNKALMLNCDTLDYQAVDSNLGDHILAIINTNKPRKLAESKYNERVQECQAALTALKQELDINNLCDIDTATFNQHSYLITDGVILKRAQHVIEENDRVKLAAVALSNNNLAEFGRLMYASHDSLRDLYEVSGQELDAIVAYSKNDVNVAGARMTGAGFGGCAIALVKESAFDDFSTNVIEYYTSKIGYAPSVYRSLIGDGVGELEPSVIRG; encoded by the coding sequence ATGAAGAGCCACTTGTACAAGGAATTTAATAAACTATTTAACAAAGAAGCCGAAAATGCCTATTTCTCTCCGGGCCGGGTAAATCTTATAGGCGAGCATATCGACTATAACGGTGGCTTGGTAATGCCTTGTGCAATTACTTTTGGGACTTATTTGCTGGTATCACCAAATAATGAGGGTGTTCTTCGTTTCAGAAGTTTAAATTTTGAAGATAAGCCCGATATCGCTTTACAAAATAATTACACTAAAACAGGCGAGAAATGGTTCAATTACCCCCTGGGTATTTTTGAATATTTTTTAAAAGACGGGCATGATTTACAAGGATTGGATATGCTTTTTTATGGCGATATACCCATCAGCTCGGGCCTGTCCTCCTCGGCCTCGATTGAAGTGGTTACCGCATTCGCTTTAAATGACTTGTTCGACGCAGGGTATTCCAAACTGGACCTGGTGAAACTGGCCAAATCAGTTGAAAATAATTTTATAGGGGTAAACTGCGGTATTATGGATCAGTTTGCTGTTGCCTTCGGCGAAAAGAACAAGGCGCTGATGCTGAACTGTGATACCCTTGATTACCAGGCGGTAGATAGCAACCTTGGCGATCATATCCTGGCCATTATCAACACCAACAAACCCCGCAAGCTGGCCGAGTCAAAATATAACGAACGCGTACAGGAATGCCAGGCGGCTTTAACTGCCCTGAAACAGGAACTCGATATTAATAACCTGTGTGATATTGATACAGCTACTTTTAACCAGCATAGTTATTTAATTACCGACGGCGTTATATTAAAACGGGCGCAGCACGTGATTGAAGAAAACGATCGCGTAAAGCTGGCCGCCGTGGCGTTAAGCAATAATAACCTGGCAGAATTTGGCCGGTTGATGTACGCTTCACACGATTCGCTGCGCGATTTGTATGAAGTTAGCGGGCAGGAGCTTGATGCCATTGTTGCATACAGTAAAAACGATGTTAATGTTGCCGGCGCCCGGATGACGGGAGCTGGTTTTGGTGGTTGCGCTATTGCATTGGTAAAAGAAAGCGCCTTTGACGATTTCAGTACAAACGTTATTGAATATTACACCAGCAAAATAGGATATGCGCCCTCTGTTTATCGCTCGCTTATTGGCGATGGGGTAGGAGAACTGGAACCATCAGTTATCAGGGGTTAA
- a CDS encoding SRPBCC family protein, which yields MIYEMANNGAISYITSGDPNGDGATNDLMWIPRTQTDIELVPDFATDTRTPAQIWAQLNNFINQDAYLNSHRGQYAKRNGVILPYFHRLDLHLAQDFYVKSGNVKNTIEISVDIINFANLINRSWGLYQDSYNGFNSGSTTVLKYQGIDSSTGQAKYSFPYLDKNNLIPVTKSFIYDTSQLSRYQAQVGIRYIFN from the coding sequence ATGATTTATGAAATGGCCAATAACGGTGCTATCTCTTACATCACCAGCGGCGACCCGAACGGCGATGGTGCAACCAATGACCTGATGTGGATACCAAGAACACAGACCGATATTGAACTGGTGCCTGATTTTGCAACTGATACCCGTACACCTGCTCAAATATGGGCCCAATTAAATAATTTTATCAACCAGGATGCGTATTTGAATTCTCACAGGGGACAATACGCTAAACGTAACGGCGTAATATTGCCTTATTTCCACAGGCTCGACCTGCACCTGGCGCAAGACTTTTACGTAAAATCGGGCAATGTAAAAAACACCATAGAGATTTCAGTTGATATCATCAACTTTGCTAACCTGATCAACAGAAGCTGGGGATTATACCAGGATTCTTACAATGGATTTAACAGCGGCAGTACAACGGTGTTGAAATACCAGGGTATTGACTCTTCCACAGGCCAGGCGAAATACTCTTTCCCTTACCTTGATAAAAATAACCTGATACCGGTTACAAAATCATTTATTTATGATACCAGCCAATTGTCACGCTACCAGGCGCAGGTTGGTATAAGGTATATATTTAACTAA
- the lpdA gene encoding dihydrolipoyl dehydrogenase, translating to MNYDLIVIGSGPGGYVAAIRASQLGLKTAIVEKESLGGICLNWGCIPTKALLKSAEVFEYINHAADYGIKVGSSEIDFESVIKRSRNVAEGMSKGVQFLMRKNKIDVIMGFGKLKGKGAIEVTAANGEKKEYTAKHIILATGGRSRELPNLKQDGKKVIGYRQAMVLPAKPASMVVVGSGAIGIEFAYFYNSIGTKVTVVEYLDNIVPLEDEEVSKQMARILKKQGINIMTSSNVESVDSSGDLCKVQVKSATGTEVLEAEIVLSAVGISTNLEGIGLEEAGVKTDKGKVLVDDYYRTNIEGVYAIGDIVKGQALAHVASAEGITCVEKIAGLNPEPINYNNIPGCTYCSPEIASVGYTEKAAKEAGYEIKVGKFPYSASGKASAAGAKDGFVKLIFDAKYGEFLGAHMVGHNVTELIAEVVTARKLEATGHEIIKSIHPHPTMSEAVMEAAADAYGEVIHL from the coding sequence ATGAACTACGATTTAATTGTTATAGGTTCCGGTCCGGGCGGTTATGTAGCTGCTATCCGCGCTTCGCAGTTGGGCTTAAAAACCGCTATAGTTGAAAAAGAATCACTCGGTGGGATTTGCCTTAACTGGGGCTGTATTCCAACTAAAGCATTGTTAAAAAGCGCCGAGGTTTTTGAATATATCAATCACGCTGCTGATTACGGTATAAAAGTTGGCAGCAGCGAAATTGATTTTGAATCGGTGATCAAAAGGAGCCGTAACGTAGCCGAAGGCATGAGCAAAGGCGTTCAGTTTTTAATGCGCAAAAACAAGATCGATGTCATCATGGGCTTTGGGAAACTGAAAGGCAAAGGTGCTATTGAAGTTACAGCAGCAAATGGCGAAAAAAAGGAATATACCGCAAAACACATTATCCTGGCTACAGGTGGGCGATCACGCGAATTGCCAAACCTTAAACAGGATGGGAAAAAAGTAATTGGTTACCGCCAGGCAATGGTTCTTCCGGCAAAACCTGCATCAATGGTTGTGGTTGGATCGGGCGCCATAGGTATTGAGTTTGCTTATTTTTACAACAGCATCGGAACCAAAGTAACAGTTGTTGAGTATTTAGATAATATTGTGCCTTTAGAGGATGAAGAGGTGTCCAAACAAATGGCCCGGATCCTTAAAAAACAAGGCATCAACATCATGACCAGCTCGAATGTTGAATCGGTTGACAGCAGCGGCGACCTTTGCAAAGTACAGGTTAAAAGTGCAACCGGTACCGAAGTACTGGAAGCAGAGATCGTATTGTCAGCGGTAGGTATTTCAACCAACCTGGAAGGTATTGGTCTTGAAGAGGCCGGCGTAAAAACTGATAAAGGAAAAGTATTGGTTGACGATTATTACCGCACCAATATTGAAGGCGTTTACGCCATCGGCGATATTGTTAAAGGACAGGCCCTTGCGCACGTAGCATCGGCAGAAGGCATTACCTGTGTTGAGAAAATAGCAGGACTGAACCCTGAACCGATCAACTATAACAACATCCCGGGCTGTACTTATTGCTCACCGGAGATTGCTTCGGTTGGTTATACCGAAAAAGCAGCAAAAGAAGCCGGCTACGAAATAAAAGTTGGAAAGTTCCCTTACTCTGCTTCGGGCAAGGCGAGTGCGGCAGGCGCTAAAGACGGTTTTGTAAAACTGATATTTGACGCTAAATACGGCGAATTTTTAGGCGCTCACATGGTGGGGCATAACGTTACCGAATTGATCGCTGAGGTAGTTACAGCGCGCAAACTGGAAGCAACCGGGCACGAGATCATTAAATCGATCCATCCGCACCCAACCATGAGCGAAGCGGTTATGGAAGCTGCTGCGGACGCATATGGCGAGGTGATACATTTGTAG
- a CDS encoding RNA methyltransferase yields MRKLKLDELNRATIAEFKAGEKLPVVVVLDNVRSMHNIGSIFRTADGFAVEKMCLCGITARPPHREIEKTALGATQSIIWEYFDSPVQAVDQLRAEGYTIVAVEQAEKSTMLQDFEVVKGEKYALVFGNEVNGVSDEVMAKIDACIEIPQFGTKHSFNIVVSAGIVLWDLFSKMV; encoded by the coding sequence ATGCGTAAACTAAAACTCGACGAACTTAACCGCGCCACTATAGCTGAATTTAAAGCCGGAGAAAAACTTCCGGTGGTGGTAGTGCTGGATAATGTGCGCAGTATGCATAACATCGGCTCGATCTTCCGCACAGCCGATGGCTTTGCTGTCGAAAAAATGTGTTTATGTGGTATAACCGCCAGGCCGCCTCACCGCGAAATAGAAAAAACGGCGCTCGGTGCCACACAATCTATCATTTGGGAATATTTTGACAGCCCGGTGCAGGCCGTTGATCAATTGCGTGCAGAAGGTTACACGATAGTTGCTGTTGAACAGGCGGAGAAAAGCACCATGCTGCAGGATTTTGAAGTTGTAAAGGGAGAAAAATACGCCCTGGTATTCGGTAATGAAGTAAATGGGGTAAGCGACGAAGTAATGGCAAAAATTGATGCCTGTATCGAGATCCCCCAGTTTGGCACCAAACACTCTTTTAACATTGTCGTATCCGCCGGGATCGTTTTGTGGGATTTGTTTTCGAAGATGGTGTAA